A single genomic interval of Ovis aries strain OAR_USU_Benz2616 breed Rambouillet chromosome 9, ARS-UI_Ramb_v3.0, whole genome shotgun sequence harbors:
- the KIFC2 gene encoding kinesin-like protein KIFC2 isoform X4, protein MRTGSAAGERGVGAGTRGGVKPGPLPPRAPMYAFYSLLIYIFYSLFRRDGGAAAAADAENPAQSARCKPGSRRRAYQPTAELWTELTGLVGSSEAEDGSGGGAERCPAEVSLEEALVRLAEFLSVQLGAEESFGTPPDLSKPGDVPPLLTVTGQLLALLAWIRSPRGRQALSQGTQPVSGVQHPPPAGSPLQEESPSLSQRGEAQGQQPPQLEEDPRAWQRLEQLILGQLEELKQQLEHQEEELGQLRLGVGATDSEKRVQHLTLENKALKQSLSLTRDLLLHWGPAPNTRAPQEEAEALLELRGRLQEAQDTTEALRVQETEQNCRRELQQMRGQLAGLRARMASLRQGCGDLRGLVSTFTQSCQGSLSEAQGQVSWALGALSADGAGTQLAEVRQGPLPGCPGRLLELKGNIRVLCRLRPGTPSSLVSLEPGPGGTVTTCYRGHQRRFRLDWVFPPHASQEEVFRELESAVLSCLGGYSVCIFTYGQTGTGKTYSMEGPPEDPGIAPRALQSLFREMGTGGQHRVTLSMVEIYNEAVRDLLAPGPPQRLAVRQGPAGQGGIQVAGLTHWDVPNLESLHQMLSLGRSNRATAATAMNQRSSRSHALVTLTLRTASPSRGPGTAGTLHLVDLAGSERAWKAGAAGSSQEDRDGAQRLREARTINRSLLALGGVMAALRARRPHVPFRDSQLTRLLQPALGPGATAVLLLQISTRPEDLGETVCSLKFAERVGRVELGPARPRRAPRSGTPSSLSTDTPLSGTPCTPTPSPGSPPSPGLDSGSSSALAPPEDLPS, encoded by the exons ATGCGCACGGGCTCTGCGGCGGGCGAGCGCGGTGTCGGCGCGGGGACGCGGGGCGGCGTGAAGCCGGGCCCTTTGCCGCCCCGCGCTCCCATGTACGCCTTTTACTCGCTGCTCATCTACATCTTCTACAGCCTCTTCCGCAGGGATGGCGGGGCCGCGGCGGCCGCCGACGCTGAAAACCCGGCCCAG AGCGCCCGCTGTAAGCCCGGGAGTCGCCGCCGCGCCTACCAGCCAACCGCTGAGCTGTGGACCGAGCTGACCGGCCTGGTCG GCTCTTCGGAGGCCGAGGATGGGTCGGGAGGGGGAGCCGAGCGCTGTCCGGCGGAGGTCTCCCTGGAAGAGGCTCTCGTGCGTCTCGCCGAGTTCCTCTCAGTCCAGCTGGGGGCGGAAGAGAGCTTTGGGACTCCTCCCGACCTGAGCAAG CCCGGTGATGTTCCCCCACTGTTGACGGTGACTGGTCAACTCTTGGCTCTCCTGGCATGGATTCGAAGTCCCAGGGGCAGGCAGGCCCTGTCCCAGGGGACACAGCCTGTCTCAGGGGTGCAACACCCTCCTCCTGCTG gatcCCCATTGCAAGAAGAAAGCCCTTCCCTTTCACAAAGGGGCGAGGCCCAGGGACAGCAGCCTCCTCAGCTGGAGGAGGACCCGAGAGCTTGGCAGCGGCTGGAACAGCTTATCCTTGGACAG TTGGAAGAGCTGAAGCagcagctggaacatcaggaggaggagctgggccaGCTGCGCCTGGGAGTG GGAGCAACAGACTCAGAGAAAAGGGTTCAGCATCTGACTCTGGAGAACAAAGCCCTGAAACAGAGCTTGAGCCTTACTCGGGACCTCCTGCTGCACTGGGGCCCTGCCCCCAACACCAGGGCCCCCCAG GAGGAGGCAGAAGCCCTGCTGGAGCTCCGGGGGCGGCTTCAAGAAGCCCAGGACACCACGGAAGCCCTCCGAGTCCAG GAGACTGAGCAGAACTGCAGGAGGGAGCTGCAGCAGATGCGAGGGCAGCTGGCAG GACTTCGTGCTCGCATGGCCAGCTTGCGTCAGGGCTGTGGGGACCTCCGGGGACTCGTCAGCACCTTTACCCAGAGCTGCCAGGGTTCTCTGAGCGAAGCCCAGGGACAG GTTTCCTGGGCTCTGGGGGCACTGTCAGCTGACGGGGCTGGGACTCAGCTCGCAGAGGTGCGGCAGGGGCCTCTGCCTGGATGCCCGGGGCGGCTGCTGGAGCTCAAGG GAAACATCCGTGTGCTGTGTCGGCTGAGGCCAGGGACACCCTCCAGCCTGGTGAGCTTAGAGCCTGGCCCGGGTGGCACTGTTACCACCTGCTATCGAGGGCACCAGCGTCGCTTCCGCCTAGACTGGGTCTTCCCTCCGCACGCCAGCCAGGAGGAG GTCTTCAGGGAGCTGGAGTCTGCTGTGCTGTCCTGCCTCGGGGGCTACAGTGTCTGCATTTTCACCTACGGTCAGACAGGGACGGGGAAGACCTACAGCATGGAG GGCCCGCCCGAGGACCCCGGCATCGCTCCTAGGGCGCTGCAGTCACTGTTCCGGGAGATGGGCACAGGCGGGCAGCACCGTGTGACCCTCAGCATGGTGGAGATCTACAACGAGGCTGTCAG GGACCTCCTTGCCCCAGGGCCTCCCCAGCGCCTGGCAGTGAGGCAGGGCCCAGCAGGCCAGGGGGGAATCCAGGTGGCCGGCCTCACCCACTGGGACGTGCCCAACCTGGAGTCTCTGCACCAG ATGCTGAGCCTGGGGAGGAGCAACCGGGCCACCGCCGCCACCGCCATGAACCAGCGCAGCTCTCGCTCGCATGCCCTGGTCACGCTGACACTGCGCACAGCGTCCCCATCGCGCGGTCCCGGCACCGCAG GCACGCTGCACCTCGTCGACCTGGCGGGGTCCGAGCGCGCCTGGAAGGCGGGGGCGGCCGGCTCGTCTCAGGAAGACCGGGACGGCGCCCAGCGTCTACGGGAGGCTCGGACTATCAACCGCTCGCTCCTGGCGCTGGGAGGCGTGATGGCCGCGCTGCGGGCCCGCCGGCCCCACGTGCCCTTCCGCGACTCGCAGCTGACGCGCCTGCTGCAGCCGGCGCTGGGCCCGGGCGCCACAGCGGTGCTGCTGCTGCAG ATCTCCACGCGGCCCGAGGATCTCGGCGAGACGGTGTGCTCGCTCAAGTTCGCCGAGCGTGTGGGCCGAGTGGAGCTGGGGCCGGCCAGGCCCCGCAGGGCCCCCCGCTCCGGGACGCCCTCCTCCCTGAGCACCGACACACCACTCTCCGGGACCCCCTGCACCCCTACGCCGTCGCCCGGCAGCCCTCCAAGCCCCGGCCTAGACAGCGGCTCCAGCTCGGCCCTGGCACCACCGGAGGACCTGCCTTCCTAG